A stretch of Candidatus Sphingomonas phytovorans DNA encodes these proteins:
- a CDS encoding multicopper oxidase domain-containing protein, whose protein sequence is MTGFRTTGRVRACLFATISLTAFVAAPLAAQTAERALGNPRVLAPETPGLPAAEKLVMAAVPTPGAAPHESILDLDVVYTDGQIFNPATGVYDKVNLRSYNGTDVDPTTPYVSPTIEVKPGDTIRVNLNNKLPGDPSCAPMTGHAAMDHNPDKPHCFNGTNLHTHGLWVNPSGNGDNVLLSINPGVSFQYEYNIPGDHPSGTFWYHTHRHGSTALQVSSGMAGALIVRGNRLPSRAAHGDIDTLVKGMTERVLVMQQIQYACREPGKDGKPGPIKVNKDGTYRCDPGDVGKIDDYDLFAPGQWGKSGRYTTLNGVVLPTFHTKQGDVERWRMIHAGVRDTISMTLVKMKPNAQIGAKLTEAAEEKFIRQSCTGEAIPYTLIAADGLTMGAAQATRVATFQPGYRFDALVVFPEAGRYCLIDTSSPGAGSVNGDTPGPRLMGTVTVDPGTSVPDITTYLTNALVARADQAMPPVVKPAIVADLKNGLKFTQFTPHPDIAPSEVTGTQELTFFIDTKDPNDTKFEVGNTLKTADTRPYDPNRIDRQLILGGVDEWTMQSHYVGHPFHIHVNPFQIVSITDPSGKDVSAPGSIDDADGKVDPQYAGLEGVWKDTLWIKSLAPKVPGGYYTVKVRTRYQRYIGEFVLHCHILDHEDNGMMQNVAVVLAQGDTSLRAAEGAKPMAMDDMKHP, encoded by the coding sequence ATGACAGGTTTCCGGACGACCGGGCGCGTTCGCGCCTGCCTATTCGCCACGATCAGCCTCACGGCCTTCGTCGCGGCACCGCTCGCGGCGCAGACGGCGGAGCGCGCGCTGGGCAATCCGCGCGTGCTGGCGCCCGAGACGCCGGGCCTGCCCGCCGCGGAGAAGCTGGTGATGGCGGCGGTGCCGACGCCCGGCGCGGCGCCGCACGAAAGCATCCTCGATCTCGACGTGGTCTATACCGACGGCCAGATCTTCAATCCGGCGACCGGGGTCTACGACAAGGTCAATCTGCGCAGCTACAACGGCACCGATGTCGATCCGACCACGCCCTATGTGTCGCCGACGATCGAGGTGAAGCCGGGCGACACGATCCGGGTCAATCTCAACAACAAGCTGCCGGGCGATCCGAGCTGCGCGCCGATGACCGGCCATGCGGCGATGGACCATAATCCGGACAAGCCGCATTGCTTCAACGGCACCAATCTCCACACCCATGGCCTGTGGGTGAACCCGTCGGGCAATGGCGACAATGTGCTGCTGTCGATCAACCCCGGCGTCAGCTTCCAGTACGAATACAACATCCCGGGCGATCATCCGTCAGGCACCTTCTGGTACCACACCCATCGCCACGGCTCGACCGCGCTCCAGGTGTCGAGCGGCATGGCCGGCGCGCTGATCGTGCGCGGCAACCGCCTGCCGAGCAGGGCGGCGCATGGCGACATCGATACGCTGGTGAAGGGCATGACGGAGCGCGTGCTGGTGATGCAGCAGATCCAATATGCCTGCCGCGAGCCGGGCAAGGACGGCAAGCCGGGCCCGATCAAGGTCAACAAGGACGGCACGTACCGGTGCGACCCCGGCGATGTCGGCAAGATCGACGATTACGACCTGTTCGCGCCGGGCCAATGGGGCAAGTCGGGTCGCTACACCACGCTCAACGGCGTGGTCCTGCCGACCTTCCATACGAAGCAGGGCGATGTCGAGCGCTGGCGGATGATCCATGCCGGGGTGCGCGACACGATCAGCATGACGCTGGTGAAGATGAAGCCCAACGCCCAGATCGGCGCGAAGCTGACCGAGGCGGCGGAGGAGAAATTCATCAGGCAGAGCTGCACCGGCGAGGCGATCCCCTACACCCTGATCGCGGCGGACGGGCTCACCATGGGCGCTGCGCAGGCGACCAGGGTCGCGACCTTCCAGCCGGGCTATCGCTTCGACGCGCTGGTCGTCTTCCCCGAGGCAGGCCGCTATTGCCTGATCGACACATCCTCACCGGGGGCAGGATCAGTCAATGGCGATACGCCCGGCCCGCGGCTGATGGGAACGGTGACGGTCGACCCCGGCACGTCGGTGCCCGATATCACGACCTATCTGACCAACGCGCTGGTCGCGCGCGCGGACCAGGCGATGCCGCCCGTGGTGAAGCCGGCGATTGTCGCCGATCTCAAGAACGGGCTGAAATTCACCCAGTTCACGCCGCATCCCGATATCGCGCCGAGCGAGGTGACGGGCACGCAGGAACTGACCTTCTTCATCGATACGAAGGACCCAAACGACACCAAGTTCGAGGTCGGCAACACGCTGAAGACCGCCGATACGCGGCCATATGATCCGAACCGGATCGATCGCCAGCTCATCCTGGGCGGGGTCGACGAATGGACCATGCAGTCGCACTATGTCGGCCATCCGTTCCACATCCACGTCAATCCGTTCCAGATCGTCTCGATCACCGATCCTAGCGGCAAGGATGTCAGCGCGCCTGGCTCGATCGATGATGCGGACGGTAAGGTCGATCCGCAATATGCCGGGCTTGAGGGCGTGTGGAAGGACACGCTGTGGATCAAGAGCCTCGCGCCGAAGGTGCCGGGCGGCTATTACACGGTGAAGGTGCGGACCCGCTACCAGCGCTATATCGGCGAGTTCGTGCTCCACTGCCACATCCTCGACCATGAGGATAACGGCATGATGCAGAATGTCGCGGTGGTGCTGGCGCAGGGCGACACCAGCCTCAGGGCGGCCGAGGGTGCCAAGCCGATGGCCATGGACGACATGAAGCACCCCTGA